A stretch of Falco rusticolus isolate bFalRus1 chromosome 2, bFalRus1.pri, whole genome shotgun sequence DNA encodes these proteins:
- the KCNE3 gene encoding potassium voltage-gated channel subfamily E member 3, protein MEEDNRTETWHRSLQAVLNALNQTLHGVILCPTDRPATTTATARNASARPGRPGRNDNAYMYILFVMTLFAATVGSLILGYTRSRKVDKRSDPYHVYIKNRVSMI, encoded by the coding sequence ATGGAAGAGGACAACCGGACAGAGACCTGGCACCGAAGCCTCCAGGCAGTGCTTAATGCCTTAAACCAGACGCTGCATGGGGTCATCCTCTGCCCCACTGACCgccctgccaccaccactgccactgcACGCAACGCCAGCGCCCGCCCGGGCCGTCCCGGCCGCAATGACAATGCCTACATGTACATCCTCTTCGTCATGACGCTCTTCGCTGCCACGGTGGGGAGCCTCATCCTGGGCTACACCCGCTCCCGCAAGGTGGACAAGCGCAGCGACCCGTACCACGTCTACATTAAGAACAGGGTCTCCATGATCTGA
- the LIPT2 gene encoding putative lipoyltransferase 2, mitochondrial isoform X1 → MSRPPVRVLRLGLRPYAEALRVQERCVRAARAARPGPVAEPVAEPVAAPGPVAVAGESVVLSEPAGPVYTWGLRGAPGPAEAAGLRARGAALAAARRGGRITFHGPGQLLAFPVLDLRRRRLPLRGYVAALEALVLRLCRRLGLAAARALPPPFTGVWVGDSKLCAIGVHCGNHITSHGLALNCCTDLTWFDHIVPCGLEGKGVTSLSRELGWHVTVDHVLEPFLDSFQEVFDCSLVFSEDPGD, encoded by the exons atGTCGCGGCCGCCGGTGCGGGTGCTGCGCCTGGGGCTGCGGCCCTACGCCGAGGCGCTGCGGGTGCAGGAGCGCTGCGtgcgggcggcgcgggcggcgcggcccggcccggtaGCGGAGCCGGTGGCGGAGCCAGTGGCGGCCCCGGGCCCGGTGGCGGTGGCGGGGGAGAGCGTGGTGCTGAGCGAGCCGGCCGGGCCCGTGTACAcgtgggggctgcggggcgcgccggggccggcggaggcggcggggctgcgggcgcggggcgcggcgctggcggcggcgcggcgcggcgggcggaTCACGTTCCACGGCccggggcagctgctggccttCCCGGTGCTCGAcctgcgccgccgccgcctgccgcTGCGCGGCTACGTGGCGGCGCTGGAGGCGCTGGTGCTGCGGCTCTGCCGCCGCCTGGGCCTGGCGGCCGCCCGCGCCCTCCCGCCGCCCTTTACCGGCGTCTGGGTGGGCGACAGCAAGCTGTGCGCCATCG GGGTGCACTGCGGGAACCACATCACCTCCCACGGGCTGGCACTGAACTGCTGCACTGACCTCACCTGGTTCGACCACATCGTCCCCTGTGGGCTGGAGGGGAAAGGCGTCACCTCGCTGAGCCGGGAGCTGGGGTGGCATGTCACCGTCGACCACGTCCTCGAGCCCTTCCTCGACTCCTTCCAGGAGGTGTTCGACTGCAGCTTGGTCTTTTCAGAAGACCCCGGGGACTAG
- the LIPT2 gene encoding putative lipoyltransferase 2, mitochondrial isoform X2 has product MSRPPVRVLRLGLRPYAEALRVQERCVRAARAARPGPVAEPVAEPVAAPGPVAVAGESVVLSEPAGPVYTWGLRGAPGPAEAAGLRARGAALAAARRGGRITFHGPGQLLAFPVLDLRRRRLPLRGYVAALEALVLRLCRRLGLAAARALPPPFTGVWVGDSKLCAIGTGADGWVFGPRRGALREPHHLPRAGTELLH; this is encoded by the exons atGTCGCGGCCGCCGGTGCGGGTGCTGCGCCTGGGGCTGCGGCCCTACGCCGAGGCGCTGCGGGTGCAGGAGCGCTGCGtgcgggcggcgcgggcggcgcggcccggcccggtaGCGGAGCCGGTGGCGGAGCCAGTGGCGGCCCCGGGCCCGGTGGCGGTGGCGGGGGAGAGCGTGGTGCTGAGCGAGCCGGCCGGGCCCGTGTACAcgtgggggctgcggggcgcgccggggccggcggaggcggcggggctgcgggcgcggggcgcggcgctggcggcggcgcggcgcggcgggcggaTCACGTTCCACGGCccggggcagctgctggccttCCCGGTGCTCGAcctgcgccgccgccgcctgccgcTGCGCGGCTACGTGGCGGCGCTGGAGGCGCTGGTGCTGCGGCTCTGCCGCCGCCTGGGCCTGGCGGCCGCCCGCGCCCTCCCGCCGCCCTTTACCGGCGTCTGGGTGGGCGACAGCAAGCTGTGCGCCATCG GGACGGGTGCTGACGGGTGGGTGTTTGGCCCCCGCAGGGGTGCACTGCGGGAACCACATCACCTCCCACGGGCTGGCACTGAACTGCTGCACTGA